A single genomic interval of Lathyrus oleraceus cultivar Zhongwan6 chromosome 7, CAAS_Psat_ZW6_1.0, whole genome shotgun sequence harbors:
- the LOC127106170 gene encoding 1-aminocyclopropane-1-carboxylate synthase 7, with the protein MGLEIQQQRVQLSNIAISDTHGENSPYFAGWKAYDENPYHDLTNSSGVIQMGLAENQVSFDLVEKYLKDHPEDYKGFRENALFQDYHGLISFRTAMAAFMEQIRGSRAIFDPQRIVITAGATAANELLTFILANPGDALLVPTPYYPGFDRDLRWRTGVNIVPIHCNSSNNFQITPQALQAAYEEAQSMNMKVSGVLITNPSNPLGITIQRSVLEEILDFVTEKNIHLISDEIYSGSVFSSNEFVSVAEILEARSYKGAERVHIVYSLSKDLGLPGFRVGTVYSYNDKVVTTARRMSSFTLISSQTQQFLANMLSDKEFTEKYININRERLKKRYEMIVEGLRSVGIECLKGNAGLFCWMNMSPLLKETSKEGELELWNEILKEVRLNISPGCSCHCSEAGWFRVCFANMSEQTLEIALDRIRKFMAKRIRTKKE; encoded by the exons ATGGGTCTTGAGATACAACAACAACGTGTTCAGCTTTCAAATATTGCAATTTCTGATACTCATGGTGAAAACTCACCTTACTTTGCTGGATGGAAAGCCTATGATGAAAACCCTTATCATGACTTAACCAACTCTTCTGGCGTTATACAAATGGGATTAGCAGAGAATCAA GTTTCGTTTGATTTGGTAGAAAAATACTTGAAAGATCACCCTGAGGATTATAAAGGTTTTAGAGAGAATGCATTATTTCAAGACTATCATGGTCTTATATCCTTTAGAACTGCAATGGCAGCCTTCATGGAACAAATAAGAGGCAGTAGAGCCATATTTGATCCACAAAGAATTGTCATTACTGCTGGTGCAACGGCTGCCAATGAGCTCTTAACCTTCATTCTTGCTAATCCTGGAGATGCTTTGCTTGTTCCTACTCCTTACTATCCTGG GTTTGATAGAGATTTAAGGTGGAGAACTGGTGTAAACATAGTACCAATTCATTGCAACAGTTCTAACAATTTCCAAATTACACCACAAGCTTTACAAGCTGCTTACGAAGAAGCTCAATCAATGAACATGAAAGTGAGTGGAgtactcataacaaacccttcAAACCCTTTAGGTATAACAATTCAACGTTCAGTTCTAGAAGAGATTCTTGACTTTGTGACAGAAAAAAACATCCACCTCATCTCCGACGAAATCTACTCAGGCTCAGTCTTTTCTTCCAATGAGTTCGTAAGCGTAGCTGAAATTCTCGAAGCTCGTAGTTACAAAGGTGCCGAAAGAGTTCACATTGTTTACAGTCTTTCAAAAGACCTCGGTCTACCTGGTTTCAGAGTTGGAACAGTTTACTCATACAATGATAAGGTTGTGACAACAGCAAGAAGAATGTCGAGTTTTACTTTAATATCCTCACAAACACAACAGTTTTTGGCTAATATGTTATCAGACAAGGAGTTTACAGAAAAGTACATTAATATTAATAGAGAGAGATTGAAGAAGAGATATGAAATGATAGTAGAAGGTTTGAGAAGTGTTGGAATAGAGTGTTTGAAAGGGAATGCAGGATTGTTTTGTTGGATGAATATGAGTCCACTTTTGAAGGAGACAAGTAAGGAAGGTGAATTAGAACTTTGGAATGAGATATTGAAAGAAGTGAGATTGAATATATCACCAGGGTGTTCTTGTCATTGTTCAGAAGCAGGTTGGTTCAGAGTGTGTTTTGCAAATATGAGTGAACAAACTCTGGAAATTGCATTGGACAGAATACGTAAATTCATGGCTAAAAGAATAAGGACAAAGAAAGAATAA
- the LOC127106169 gene encoding probable mitochondrial saccharopine dehydrogenase-like oxidoreductase At5g39410, with the protein MEPKVTKFDLIILGASGFTGKYVLKEALKFLNKSPLNSIAIAGRNPTKLSQTLKWASNPNPPPTITILPADTSDPSSLRSLCSQTCLILNCVGPFRLHGESVVSACVDSGCDYLDICGEPEFMERMESDYHDRAGEIGSLVVSACGFDSVPAELGLLFNSLQWVGPAVPNRVEAYVSLESMKRIVGNFATYESAVLGVANAKDLQAFMRSRPRRRPRPQIPGPSPSKGQTIEHQKKIGLWAVVLPSADASVVRRTLSTLTEKPNGLPGSNESSETVQKREAFWSSVKPAHFGVKIGSKSLFGILRIIMVGICIGLFGSTGFGRWLLLKFPCLFSLGWFRKNGPSEEEVESASFKMWFVGRGFSNGSLASQENTKHDMEIVTRVTGPEVGYVATPIILVQGALILLSQRKNLPKGGVYPPGIVFGPTDLQQKLQQNGISFDVISKSTISS; encoded by the exons atggAACCCAAAGTAACAAAATTCGATCTCATAATCCTTGGAGCTTCAGGTTTCACAGGCAAATACGTTCTCAAAGAAGCACTCAAATTCCTCAACAAATCTCCTCTCAATTCCATAGCCATCGCTGGTCGAAACCCTACAAAACTATCCCAAACCCTAAAATGGGCTTCAAACCCTAATCCACCGCCGACTATCACAATTCTCCCCGCCGACACTTCCGATCCATCCTCCCTCCGTTCCCTCTGCTCCCAAACCTGCCTCATCCTCAACTGCGTCGGTCCATTTCGTCTCCACGGCGAATCCGTCGTATCCGCTTGCGTCGATTCCGGCTGCGATTATCTTGATATTTGCGGCGAGCCGGAGTTTATGGAGAGAATGGAGAGTGATTACCATGATCGAGCGGGTGAAATTGGTTCTCTTGTGGTTTCGGCTTGTGGTTTTGATTCTGTTCCGGCTGAGCTTGGGTTGTTGTTTAATTCGTTGCAGTGGGTGGGTCCAGCTGTGCCGAACCGGGTCGAGGCCTATGTTAGCTTGGAGTCTATGAAGAGGATTGTTGGGAACTTTGCTACGTATGAATCTGCAGTTCTTGGTGTGGCGAATGCGAAAGATTTGCAGGCGTTTATGAGGTCTAGACCAAGAAGAAGACCTAGGCCTCAG ATTCCTGGGCCGTCTCCTTCGAAAGGACAGACTATAGAACACCAGAAGAAAATTGGCCTTTGGGCAGTGGTGCTTCCTTCAGCAGATGCTAGCGTTGTTCGAAGGACACTTTCAACACTAACGGAAAAGCCCAATGGTCTTCCTGGGTCGAATGAAAGTTCTGAGACGGTTCAAAAAAGAGAGGCTTTTTGGTCATCGGTGAAGCCAGCTCATTTTGGTGTGAAAATAGGCTCAAAGTCTTTGTTTGGCATATTAAGAATTATCATGGTTGGAATTTGTATTGGTCTTTTCGGAAGCACTGGTTTTGGACGGTGGCTTCTTTTGAAATTTCCTTGTTTATTTAGCCTTGGTTGGTTCAGGAAGAATGGCCCTTCTGAAGAGGAAGTCGAAAGCGCATCTTTCAAGATGTGGTTTGTCGGACGCGGTTTTAGTAACGGGAGTCTTGCTTCACAGGAAAACACAAAACATGATATGGAAATTGTAACTAGAGTAACAGGACCTGAAGTTGGATATGTAGCGACCCCAATAATTCTTGTTCAGGGTGCTCTCATTCTTCTCAGCCAGCGCAAAAACCTACCTAAAGGAGGTGTTTACCCTCCTGGAATCGTATTTGGTCCTACTGATCTCCAACAGAAACTTCAACAAAATGGAATATCCTTTGATGTCATCTCAAAAAGTACTATTTCTTCTTGA